A single window of Mycobacterium sp. ITM-2016-00318 DNA harbors:
- a CDS encoding AAA family ATPase, with amino-acid sequence MSDAHHGTGAIIHGDHKTATGLACRSCGAELRSGDKFCHECAAPVVAAAKPAEYKQVTVLFADVVRSMDLAAVLDMERFRKIMTEVVERSAAVVQRYGGSVDYTGDGVMATFGAPAALEDHALRACLAAMGIQEEAKRLAVEVRRCEGVELQVRVGLNSGQVIAGEIGSGALGYGAIGEQVGMAQRMESVAPPGGVMLSEATARLVEHAAVLKDSELVRIKGADEPVRVRRLVGIGPRDGQVGRAEADLVGRRWEMAALEALVNCTIGGRGGVVNVVGPPGIGKSRAAREAAALAAGRGVEVFWVFCESHARDVPFLVVAQLLRAGSRVADLDGDAARAGLRAYVPDADPQDLLLLDDLLGVADPEVPLPAIDPDARRRRLTALVNAATLARTEPALFIIEDAHWIDAVSESMLADFLTVIPRTPAMVLITSRPEYEGALTRTHGAQTIALAPLSDWDTATLLDELLGPDPSVGELAAIVAERAAGNPFFAEEIVRELAQRGVLAGEHGDYVCHADVADVAVPATVQAAIEARIDRLSTSAKRTVTAASVIGARFGEGLLAALGIDPVFDELLTAELIDQVGFTPSAEYAFRHPLIRAVAYESQMKSDRAEWHRRLAAAIEESEPGLVEENAALIAEHLEAAGELRAAFGWHMRAGAWSTDRDLGAARLSWERARRIADALPGDEPDQLSMRIAPRAMLCATDFYARAVQESRGRFAELGELCSAAGDKVSLAIAMTGLVTELVYTGRSREGSRLASEQMALLESIGDPALIMALAVIGFVNWVDAGEFGEILRWSQTVVDLAAGDPAKGAGFGVGSPLAFALAARSVARWWLGRPGWSQDLHDAVAMARNSDPTTVAFVVSWTYGVAITYGVLRADDSAVRASEEAVQTARTASNDHAVGLSEFALGVALLYRDAAPDRDRGLEIMVQLREFVREHGPFMVPVTELLAARERARRGDRDAAIPVMRQAVDELHRAGRLGSGVGCTGVLVETLLERGDQGDLTEAQQAIDRLANLTATEDWAILEITLLRLRALLARARGDNVAYRDLAGRYRAMATSLGFEGHMKWAEEMA; translated from the coding sequence GTGAGCGATGCTCATCACGGCACTGGGGCAATAATTCATGGCGACCACAAGACCGCCACCGGCTTGGCGTGTAGGTCGTGCGGGGCTGAACTGCGGTCCGGCGACAAGTTCTGCCACGAGTGCGCCGCTCCAGTAGTCGCTGCCGCCAAACCCGCGGAGTACAAGCAGGTGACCGTGCTGTTCGCCGATGTGGTGCGGTCGATGGACCTCGCGGCCGTGCTGGACATGGAGCGGTTCCGCAAGATCATGACCGAAGTCGTGGAGCGGTCGGCCGCGGTGGTGCAACGCTACGGCGGGAGCGTGGACTACACCGGCGACGGGGTGATGGCGACCTTCGGCGCCCCGGCAGCGCTAGAGGATCACGCCCTTCGCGCCTGCTTGGCGGCTATGGGCATTCAGGAGGAGGCGAAGCGGCTTGCCGTCGAAGTCCGAAGGTGCGAGGGTGTGGAACTCCAGGTGCGGGTGGGACTTAACTCTGGCCAGGTGATCGCCGGTGAGATCGGTTCGGGGGCCTTGGGTTACGGCGCGATCGGTGAGCAGGTCGGGATGGCGCAGCGGATGGAATCGGTGGCGCCCCCGGGCGGAGTGATGCTGTCGGAGGCCACCGCACGGTTGGTCGAGCACGCCGCAGTCCTGAAGGACAGCGAGTTGGTGCGCATCAAGGGGGCCGACGAGCCGGTGCGTGTGCGAAGGCTGGTGGGGATCGGCCCGCGAGATGGCCAGGTCGGCCGCGCCGAGGCGGACCTCGTCGGTCGGCGCTGGGAGATGGCGGCCTTGGAGGCCCTCGTAAACTGCACGATCGGTGGCCGCGGTGGTGTCGTAAATGTGGTGGGGCCGCCGGGCATCGGCAAGTCCCGGGCGGCGCGCGAGGCCGCTGCACTGGCGGCCGGTCGCGGGGTCGAGGTGTTTTGGGTGTTCTGCGAGTCCCATGCTCGTGACGTCCCCTTCCTTGTCGTGGCTCAGCTGCTGCGGGCAGGCAGCCGAGTAGCGGACCTCGACGGTGACGCCGCCCGCGCTGGGTTACGGGCGTACGTGCCCGATGCCGACCCGCAGGATCTGCTGCTACTGGATGATCTGCTGGGCGTCGCCGACCCCGAGGTGCCGCTGCCCGCCATTGACCCCGATGCACGGCGGCGCCGGCTGACCGCGCTGGTGAACGCGGCAACGCTGGCGCGCACCGAACCGGCGCTGTTCATCATCGAGGATGCGCACTGGATCGATGCGGTCAGCGAGTCGATGCTGGCCGACTTCCTCACCGTCATTCCGCGCACCCCCGCGATGGTGCTGATCACCTCTCGCCCCGAGTACGAGGGAGCACTGACCAGGACGCACGGCGCCCAGACGATAGCGCTTGCCCCACTGAGTGATTGGGACACCGCGACGCTGCTCGATGAGCTGCTGGGTCCCGATCCCTCGGTCGGTGAATTGGCGGCGATCGTCGCCGAGCGGGCCGCCGGGAACCCGTTTTTCGCCGAGGAGATAGTGCGAGAGCTGGCCCAGCGCGGGGTGCTGGCCGGCGAGCACGGGGACTACGTCTGTCACGCAGACGTCGCCGACGTCGCGGTGCCGGCCACGGTGCAGGCGGCCATCGAGGCGCGCATCGACCGGCTGAGCACCTCGGCCAAGCGGACGGTGACCGCGGCGTCGGTGATCGGGGCCCGCTTCGGGGAGGGACTGCTGGCCGCGCTGGGCATCGATCCCGTGTTCGACGAGCTGCTCACCGCTGAGCTAATCGATCAGGTGGGGTTCACGCCGAGCGCCGAGTACGCCTTCCGCCATCCGCTGATCCGCGCGGTGGCATATGAATCGCAGATGAAATCCGATCGCGCCGAGTGGCATCGGCGCCTCGCCGCCGCGATTGAAGAGTCTGAGCCTGGATTGGTGGAGGAGAACGCGGCGCTGATCGCCGAACACCTCGAAGCAGCGGGCGAACTGCGCGCGGCGTTCGGCTGGCACATGCGCGCCGGCGCGTGGTCAACCGACCGCGATCTCGGCGCCGCCCGGCTCAGTTGGGAGCGGGCACGTCGGATCGCCGACGCGCTACCCGGCGACGAGCCCGACCAATTGTCGATGCGCATCGCCCCCCGCGCCATGCTGTGTGCCACCGACTTTTATGCCCGAGCGGTCCAGGAAAGCCGGGGCCGCTTCGCGGAGCTGGGAGAGTTGTGCAGCGCGGCCGGGGACAAGGTCTCGCTGGCGATCGCCATGACTGGGCTGGTCACCGAGCTCGTGTACACCGGGCGTTCGCGTGAGGGGTCGCGGCTGGCATCCGAACAGATGGCGCTGCTCGAGTCGATCGGCGATCCCGCCCTGATCATGGCGTTGGCGGTCATAGGGTTCGTCAACTGGGTCGATGCCGGTGAGTTCGGCGAGATCTTGCGGTGGTCGCAGACCGTCGTTGACCTGGCCGCCGGTGACCCCGCCAAGGGCGCCGGCTTCGGTGTGGGATCACCGCTTGCGTTCGCGCTGGCAGCTCGCAGCGTTGCTCGGTGGTGGCTGGGCCGTCCTGGGTGGAGTCAGGACCTCCATGACGCCGTCGCGATGGCCCGAAACAGCGACCCGACAACCGTCGCCTTTGTCGTTTCCTGGACCTACGGTGTGGCGATAACCTACGGGGTGCTTCGCGCCGATGACTCCGCGGTTCGCGCGAGCGAGGAGGCGGTGCAGACCGCCCGAACGGCCAGCAACGATCACGCAGTGGGCTTGTCCGAGTTCGCGTTGGGTGTCGCGCTGCTGTATCGGGACGCCGCTCCCGACCGTGATCGCGGGCTGGAGATCATGGTGCAGCTCCGCGAGTTTGTGCGCGAGCATGGCCCCTTCATGGTCCCGGTCACCGAGTTGTTGGCCGCCCGGGAAAGGGCCAGGCGCGGCGACCGCGATGCTGCCATTCCGGTCATGCGCCAAGCCGTGGACGAGCTGCACCGGGCAGGACGGCTCGGGTCTGGCGTTGGGTGCACCGGCGTTCTGGTGGAGACGCTGCTGGAGCGTGGCGACCAGGGCGACCTGACCGAAGCCCAACAGGCGATCGACCGGTTGGCCAACCTGACGGCGACGGAAGATTGGGCGATACTCGAGATCACGCTGCTGCGGCTGCGCGCCCTGCTAGCCCGCGCCCGCGGCGACAATGTTGCCTACCGGGACTTGGCGGGTCGCTATCGTGCCATGGCGACATCGCTGGGCTTCGAGGGGCATATGAAGTGGGCTGAAGAGATGGCGTGA
- a CDS encoding YcnI family protein — MVRSFLRFVGALSVVGVVALVASSPAAAHVNAVLDGTAAPGDYAMITLRVPTESGTVATTKVEMRIPDDVVLKTVLVEPVPGWRIDTTKKKIPPIIEDDGDQVTEVVDSVAWTATGPGVPLGQFVQFGLDVGPLPDISTLALPTVQIFSDGTKREFTEKTTEENPDPESPEPTVTIGSAPSGGGMSSLIAWTALGLSVIALALGVFAIDRARGSRPTADADTPDAAAAE; from the coding sequence GTGGTCCGTTCTTTTCTGCGCTTTGTCGGAGCGTTGTCGGTGGTCGGGGTGGTGGCGCTGGTGGCGAGTTCACCCGCCGCCGCCCATGTCAACGCGGTCCTCGACGGCACTGCGGCGCCGGGGGACTACGCGATGATTACGCTGCGGGTGCCCACCGAGTCGGGCACGGTGGCGACCACGAAGGTGGAGATGCGCATTCCTGACGACGTCGTCCTCAAGACCGTGCTCGTGGAACCGGTGCCGGGCTGGCGCATTGACACGACGAAGAAGAAGATTCCGCCGATCATCGAGGACGACGGCGACCAGGTTACCGAGGTCGTCGACTCGGTGGCTTGGACAGCGACGGGTCCGGGCGTTCCGCTGGGGCAGTTCGTCCAGTTCGGCCTCGACGTCGGGCCGCTGCCCGACATCAGCACCCTTGCCCTCCCGACGGTACAAATCTTCTCCGACGGCACCAAGAGGGAGTTCACGGAGAAGACGACCGAAGAGAATCCCGACCCGGAGTCCCCCGAACCCACGGTGACCATCGGATCCGCACCGAGCGGAGGCGGGATGAGCTCACTCATCGCCTGGACCGCCTTGGGCCTTTCCGTCATCGCGCTGGCGCTCGGGGTGTTCGCCATCGACCGGGCCAGAGGGTCGCGTCCCACCGCGGACGCCGATACGCCGGATGCGGCCGCCGCGGAATGA
- a CDS encoding pyridoxamine 5'-phosphate oxidase family protein yields the protein MTKGSQRFEEVERAIRRRTFATLSTLDRRGAPHATGVVYAVSPPDQPLTLYVTTRTTTVKVANIRTMHR from the coding sequence ATGACCAAGGGAAGCCAGCGATTCGAGGAAGTCGAGCGGGCAATCCGGCGACGCACCTTCGCGACGTTGTCGACGCTGGACCGCAGGGGAGCGCCCCACGCCACCGGTGTGGTTTATGCGGTGTCACCACCAGATCAGCCACTGACGCTCTATGTCACCACCAGGACCACCACAGTCAAAGTGGCCAACATCCGCACCATGCACAGGTAG
- a CDS encoding DUF4396 domain-containing protein has protein sequence MTVHRTHNHDHSGHAVELGGNVNTMALSATLHCLTGCAIGEIAGLIIGTALGLSNLATIALAVALAFLFGYALSTLPLLRAGVALGTALTVVLAADTLSILTMEIVDNAVMAIIPGAMDAGLVNVVFWVGMMIALVVAFIAAYPVNRYLLGRGKGHALTHEYHHGGATPTGARRFIPAFSTGGLAAAITAFMLGGLVVSIADQVAGPEPATQHAQPSTTTAEQKSN, from the coding sequence ATGACCGTCCACCGAACGCACAATCACGATCACAGCGGCCACGCAGTTGAACTTGGCGGAAACGTCAACACCATGGCCTTGAGCGCCACGCTGCACTGCCTAACGGGATGCGCGATCGGCGAGATCGCCGGCCTGATCATCGGCACCGCGCTCGGGCTGAGCAATCTCGCCACGATCGCGCTGGCCGTAGCACTGGCTTTTCTGTTCGGTTACGCCTTGTCCACGCTGCCGCTGCTCCGCGCCGGCGTGGCGTTGGGCACGGCGCTGACTGTGGTGTTGGCCGCTGATACGTTGTCGATTCTGACGATGGAGATCGTCGACAACGCTGTCATGGCCATCATTCCCGGCGCGATGGACGCAGGATTGGTCAATGTTGTGTTCTGGGTGGGCATGATGATTGCGCTCGTCGTCGCCTTCATCGCGGCCTACCCCGTCAATCGCTATCTGCTAGGTAGAGGCAAGGGCCATGCGCTCACGCACGAGTACCACCACGGCGGTGCGACTCCGACGGGGGCGCGCAGATTCATTCCGGCCTTCAGCACAGGAGGGTTGGCGGCTGCGATCACAGCGTTCATGTTGGGCGGCTTGGTGGTATCAATCGCCGATCAAGTTGCCGGCCCTGAACCTGCAACACAGCATGCGCAGCCCTCGACGACAACTGCAGAACAAAAATCCAACTGA
- a CDS encoding MFS transporter, whose product MAVLTKFRSFGWPSRLLMINQFGINLGFYMLMPYLAGYLAGPLGLAAWAVGLVLGVRNFSQQGMFIVGGTLADRLGYKPLIVAGCLLRTAGFGLLVVAESLPAMLIASAATGFAGALFNPAVRAYLAADAGPRRVEAFAVFNIFYQAGILAGPLVGLALMMFDFRITAAVAAVVFAALTVAQLFALPARSVGAPEGRASVLADWRVVLANRSFLLFGVAMIGSYVLSFQVYLALPLHAGILAPHRESLVVAAVFVVSGVVAVFGQMRITRFFGARWGAGRSLVVGLVILAAAFVPLIVVPGSGRLGLVPAVVALLVAAGVLAVGSAAVFPFEMDTVVSLANNRLVGTHYGFYNTIVGVGILVGNLATGALMQAARNAGVGELIWLALALIGLASAAALYRLDRTGRLQPVPQVGVSERAA is encoded by the coding sequence ATGGCTGTGCTGACCAAGTTTCGCAGTTTCGGCTGGCCGAGCCGGCTGCTGATGATCAACCAGTTCGGCATCAATCTCGGCTTCTACATGCTGATGCCCTATTTAGCGGGATACCTGGCCGGTCCGCTCGGGTTGGCGGCGTGGGCGGTCGGGCTGGTGTTGGGGGTGCGGAACTTCTCCCAACAAGGGATGTTCATCGTCGGCGGCACGCTCGCGGATCGACTCGGGTATAAGCCGTTGATTGTGGCGGGTTGCCTGCTACGTACCGCCGGATTCGGCCTGCTGGTCGTGGCCGAGTCGTTACCGGCGATGCTTATTGCCTCGGCTGCAACGGGTTTCGCCGGTGCTTTGTTCAACCCCGCGGTGCGGGCATACCTGGCCGCGGATGCCGGCCCGCGGCGGGTTGAGGCGTTCGCAGTGTTCAATATCTTCTATCAGGCAGGAATCCTGGCCGGTCCACTGGTTGGGCTGGCGCTGATGATGTTCGACTTCCGCATCACTGCGGCGGTGGCGGCGGTCGTGTTCGCCGCCCTGACCGTCGCGCAGTTGTTCGCACTGCCGGCACGGAGCGTCGGCGCGCCGGAAGGCAGAGCGTCAGTGCTTGCCGACTGGCGTGTCGTCCTCGCCAATCGATCGTTTTTGTTGTTCGGCGTAGCAATGATCGGCTCGTACGTTTTGTCCTTTCAGGTGTACTTGGCCCTGCCGCTTCACGCCGGAATACTCGCGCCGCATCGGGAGTCGCTCGTGGTGGCCGCCGTGTTCGTCGTGTCCGGTGTGGTGGCGGTGTTCGGCCAAATGCGCATCACACGATTCTTCGGTGCGAGGTGGGGTGCGGGACGCTCCCTGGTGGTCGGCCTCGTAATTCTCGCGGCCGCGTTCGTACCGTTGATAGTCGTACCGGGCAGTGGGCGCTTAGGCCTCGTTCCTGCGGTTGTCGCGCTGTTAGTGGCCGCGGGAGTACTAGCGGTCGGTTCGGCGGCCGTGTTCCCGTTTGAGATGGATACCGTCGTCTCGCTGGCCAATAATCGGCTAGTCGGCACGCACTACGGCTTCTACAACACCATCGTCGGAGTCGGAATCTTGGTCGGGAACCTCGCAACAGGAGCGCTGATGCAGGCCGCCCGCAATGCCGGCGTCGGCGAGCTTATCTGGTTGGCACTCGCCCTGATTGGGCTGGCCTCAGCTGCTGCGCTATACCGCCTCGACCGCACCGGTCGACTACAGCCGGTACCGCAGGTCGGAGTGAGCGAAAGGGCCGCCTGA
- a CDS encoding PLP-dependent cysteine synthase family protein, giving the protein MDHVLSIHTPDLALSRQHRLRRNERPGSMVGHTPVLRISAPFTPGERGFWAKLEGFNPGGMKDRAAMHMVERGRASGALRPGARIVESTSGTLGLGLALAGTVYEHPVTLVTDPGMEPIIQRMLSAFGADVELVTEPHPEGGWQQARRDRVQQILAAEPQSWYPDQYNNPDNVEAYRPLALELQAQLGHIDVLVCSVGTGGHSSGVARVLREHNPDLRLIGVDTIGSTIFGQPASKRLMRGLGSSIYPGNVDYAAFNEVHWVAPSEAVWACRNLAATHYASGGWSVGAVALVAGWAARTMPSATTIAAVFPDGPQRYFDTVYNDEYCRDHGLLGVTPSDEPAVIDDPAAQVVSSWTRCVNVVDPVAVMQ; this is encoded by the coding sequence ATGGACCACGTCCTGTCAATCCACACACCCGACCTGGCACTATCCCGGCAACACCGGCTCCGCCGAAATGAGCGGCCGGGCTCTATGGTGGGCCACACCCCGGTGCTGCGCATCTCAGCGCCATTCACTCCTGGGGAGCGCGGCTTCTGGGCCAAACTCGAAGGCTTCAATCCCGGCGGCATGAAGGATCGGGCCGCGATGCACATGGTCGAGCGGGGGCGGGCCAGCGGTGCTCTGCGACCAGGGGCCCGCATCGTCGAGTCCACAAGCGGCACATTGGGTCTGGGTCTCGCCTTGGCCGGCACAGTCTATGAGCACCCTGTCACTCTGGTCACAGACCCGGGGATGGAGCCGATCATCCAGCGGATGCTGTCAGCCTTTGGCGCCGACGTCGAGTTGGTGACGGAACCACATCCCGAAGGTGGGTGGCAGCAGGCACGCCGCGACCGGGTGCAGCAGATTCTCGCCGCTGAGCCGCAGTCGTGGTACCCCGACCAGTACAACAATCCCGACAACGTCGAGGCTTACCGCCCGCTGGCGTTAGAACTGCAGGCGCAGCTCGGTCACATCGATGTTCTGGTGTGCTCGGTGGGCACTGGCGGACATTCATCCGGCGTTGCCCGAGTCCTTCGGGAGCACAACCCTGATCTACGGTTAATCGGCGTGGACACGATCGGATCGACGATCTTCGGCCAGCCCGCCAGCAAGCGTCTAATGCGCGGGCTGGGATCGAGCATCTATCCGGGGAATGTGGACTACGCCGCGTTCAACGAGGTCCACTGGGTGGCTCCCTCCGAGGCGGTGTGGGCTTGTCGCAATCTTGCGGCCACGCATTACGCGAGCGGTGGCTGGAGTGTTGGGGCAGTCGCGCTTGTGGCCGGTTGGGCGGCACGCACGATGCCTTCCGCTACCACGATCGCCGCAGTCTTTCCCGATGGGCCGCAACGCTACTTCGACACCGTCTACAACGATGAGTACTGCCGGGATCATGGTCTGCTGGGCGTTACGCCGTCCGATGAGCCGGCTGTCATCGATGATCCGGCTGCACAGGTCGTTTCGTCGTGGACTCGCTGCGTCAATGTCGTCGACCCGGTGGCGGTGATGCAGTGA
- a CDS encoding M56 family metallopeptidase has translation MTTALWLLVYGGLLTWLAPPVLQRLTATGLSPRMGVAAWLTAIGAALAAWAGALMLVLDAALDSLTDSSAVTLCLELFGLSEHTQVPGQFGSIALLTVGILTSTVIIRRVWRSITALRTRSHEHAHAARMVGRSTSRPDIVVVDAHRPAAYCVAGRPYAIVVTSAALTTLGRRELAAVLAHESAHIAGRHHQLLMVLRAIAANLPRLPLFRGGAESVAALLEMCADDTAARRIGARPLLGGLLTLAGPHAPVTTGLAAAATAVATRAIRLTTPAGRGAQWCQRLALAVTMLVTLTAPAVIELLCHH, from the coding sequence ATGACGACAGCGTTGTGGCTTCTGGTGTACGGCGGGCTACTGACATGGCTCGCACCACCGGTGCTACAGCGACTTACCGCCACTGGTCTCAGCCCGCGCATGGGGGTGGCGGCCTGGCTCACAGCGATAGGCGCGGCGCTTGCGGCCTGGGCGGGCGCGCTAATGCTCGTACTCGATGCGGCACTGGACAGCCTCACTGATTCCTCAGCTGTCACTTTGTGTCTGGAGCTGTTCGGATTGTCTGAGCACACCCAGGTGCCTGGTCAGTTTGGTTCGATTGCGCTGCTGACCGTGGGCATACTCACTTCAACCGTGATCATTCGTCGCGTCTGGCGATCGATCACCGCACTGCGGACGCGCAGCCACGAGCACGCACACGCTGCCCGCATGGTCGGTCGCTCCACCAGTCGACCCGACATTGTGGTCGTCGATGCGCACCGCCCTGCGGCCTATTGCGTGGCCGGTAGGCCCTACGCGATTGTCGTCACCTCCGCGGCCCTGACAACTCTCGGTCGCCGGGAGTTAGCGGCCGTGCTGGCACACGAGAGTGCTCACATCGCAGGGCGCCATCACCAACTGCTCATGGTGCTTCGAGCCATAGCCGCCAACCTCCCTCGTCTACCGCTATTTCGCGGCGGAGCAGAATCGGTCGCTGCGCTGTTGGAGATGTGTGCCGACGACACAGCGGCCCGCCGTATCGGAGCGCGCCCCCTGCTTGGCGGCTTGCTGACTCTGGCAGGGCCTCACGCGCCGGTAACCACCGGTTTGGCCGCCGCCGCAACAGCCGTCGCGACCCGCGCGATTCGACTAACCACGCCCGCCGGCCGCGGGGCTCAATGGTGTCAGCGGCTCGCATTAGCGGTCACCATGCTGGTGACACTGACGGCGCCCGCGGTCATAGAACTGCTGTGTCACCACTGA
- a CDS encoding BlaI/MecI/CopY family transcriptional regulator yields the protein MEQRGFGDLEAVIMDRVWNRAEPVTVRDIFDELSTKRRIAYTTVLSTMDNLHRKRWLQRELSGKAYLYRASMSREERSARLMRAAFESGGDTGLVLAHFVEQMSEEESAQLKAALRRGRRR from the coding sequence ATGGAGCAGCGAGGGTTCGGAGACCTCGAGGCGGTGATCATGGATCGTGTGTGGAATCGCGCTGAGCCGGTGACAGTTCGCGACATCTTTGACGAACTCTCCACAAAGCGCCGGATCGCCTATACGACCGTGCTATCGACGATGGACAACCTTCACCGCAAACGATGGTTGCAACGTGAACTGAGCGGTAAGGCGTATTTGTACCGGGCGTCGATGTCGCGGGAGGAACGGTCTGCTCGATTGATGCGAGCGGCATTCGAGTCCGGCGGCGACACTGGCTTGGTGCTGGCTCATTTCGTCGAGCAAATGAGCGAGGAAGAATCCGCTCAGCTCAAAGCAGCCCTGCGCCGGGGGCGGCGGCGATGA
- a CDS encoding ABC transporter permease has protein sequence MSRSEGSPRLLYLHTWVQTQRLLIRWCHDVQTVIQALILPPMFLLSMNLVFGKPVSAVTGHSALYGTVPMAALVGAIFGSTASGISLMREREEGLLARFWVLPVNRASGLLARLVAEAARTLVTTVIVICTGVALGFRFEQGIPAGVAWVAVPVAFGVAFSFFVMTAALYLVNTVLVDATGVAVMLLIYFCTGFVPLAEYPQWIQPAVQHQPMSYAVDAMRGLSLSGPVLTPATGILLWSVGIVVVCAVPMILGYRKASTR, from the coding sequence ATGAGCCGTTCGGAGGGTTCTCCTCGACTGCTCTACCTGCATACCTGGGTGCAGACGCAGCGTCTACTCATCCGGTGGTGTCACGATGTGCAGACGGTCATCCAGGCACTCATCTTGCCGCCCATGTTCCTGCTGTCCATGAACCTCGTATTCGGCAAACCCGTTTCGGCGGTCACCGGTCACAGCGCGCTCTACGGCACTGTTCCGATGGCGGCGCTCGTCGGGGCCATCTTCGGATCGACGGCAAGTGGAATCTCGCTGATGCGCGAGCGCGAAGAAGGCCTACTTGCCCGCTTCTGGGTGCTTCCGGTGAACCGCGCTTCCGGTCTTCTGGCGCGCCTGGTGGCCGAGGCGGCCAGGACTCTGGTCACCACGGTGATCGTGATTTGCACCGGCGTGGCGCTGGGGTTTCGGTTCGAGCAAGGAATCCCTGCAGGCGTGGCGTGGGTGGCGGTGCCAGTAGCATTCGGGGTCGCATTCTCGTTCTTCGTCATGACTGCGGCCCTGTACCTGGTCAACACCGTGCTGGTGGACGCGACAGGAGTCGCGGTCATGCTGTTGATCTACTTCTGCACCGGGTTCGTGCCGCTGGCGGAATATCCACAGTGGATTCAGCCTGCGGTCCAGCACCAGCCAATGAGCTACGCCGTTGACGCCATGCGGGGATTGTCACTCAGTGGTCCGGTGCTGACTCCGGCGACCGGAATCTTGCTGTGGTCGGTCGGGATCGTCGTCGTGTGCGCGGTGCCGATGATCCTCGGGTATCGCAAAGCCAGCACTCGGTAG
- a CDS encoding ABC transporter permease, producing the protein MTTWTMARPRPSPLRQWWVLTVRVIAPTVRNGELLIAITMSVGFTAGLYIPLNRIMATVVQVNYAQYLMPAIALQAVFFAAMSAALRSATDSVHGINRRFGAMPIPVMTPMAARMSGNVYRCVVALATAIVCGHVIGFRFYQGAENTVGFCVLVLLIGVVVAVLGDLIGMAAANPEATTHILLLPQITLMTLSVGFQPAELYPRWIQPFVRNQPFSQFVYALRALAGDSSGSAVPSRLSVVGPALLWLIGTAAFTALLYVVVQRRRR; encoded by the coding sequence ATGACCACGTGGACCATGGCGCGACCGCGCCCGTCGCCACTACGACAGTGGTGGGTGCTCACCGTTCGGGTAATCGCGCCGACTGTACGCAATGGCGAGCTGCTCATCGCGATCACGATGTCCGTCGGCTTCACCGCCGGCCTCTACATCCCCCTCAATCGGATCATGGCCACTGTCGTGCAGGTGAACTATGCGCAGTACCTCATGCCCGCGATTGCGCTGCAGGCGGTTTTCTTCGCAGCCATGTCGGCTGCGCTGCGATCAGCGACCGACTCGGTTCACGGCATCAACCGGCGATTCGGCGCCATGCCGATCCCTGTGATGACACCAATGGCCGCCCGCATGTCAGGCAACGTATACCGGTGCGTGGTCGCGCTGGCCACTGCGATTGTTTGTGGGCATGTGATCGGATTCCGGTTCTATCAGGGTGCCGAAAACACCGTTGGCTTCTGCGTTTTGGTGCTTCTGATCGGCGTGGTCGTGGCGGTCCTTGGCGACCTGATCGGGATGGCAGCCGCAAATCCCGAGGCGACGACCCACATTCTTCTGCTCCCGCAGATCACCTTGATGACATTGTCGGTGGGATTCCAGCCTGCAGAGCTGTACCCGCGATGGATCCAGCCATTTGTTCGCAATCAGCCATTTTCCCAGTTCGTATATGCGCTGCGCGCTTTGGCAGGCGATTCGAGCGGCTCAGCCGTCCCTTCGAGACTGTCAGTCGTCGGGCCGGCACTGCTGTGGCTGATCGGTACAGCGGCGTTCACGGCGTTGTTGTACGTCGTGGTTCAGCGGAGGCGGCGATGA